One segment of Rosa chinensis cultivar Old Blush chromosome 6, RchiOBHm-V2, whole genome shotgun sequence DNA contains the following:
- the LOC112173943 gene encoding abscisic acid receptor PYL2 — protein sequence MESSQREPPQGLTSQELSELEPLIGTYHKFDPSPNTCTSLITQRIEAPTGLVWPLVRSFDNPQKYKHFIKSCNMSGDGGVGSIREVTVVSGLPASTSTERLEILDDDKHVLSFRVVGGEHRLNNYKSVTSVNEFEKDGKVYSVVLESYVVDIPEGNTGEDTKMFVDTVIKLNLQKLAVVAMANLHGGGHE from the coding sequence ATGGAGTCGAGCCAAAGGGAACCTCCTCAGGGGCTAACCTCCCAGGAACTTTCCGAGCTTGAGCCCCTCATTGGCACCTACCACAAATTCGACCCCTCCCCCAACACATGCACGTCCCTAATCACGCAACGAATCGAAGCTCCGACCGGACTCGTCTGGCCCTTAGTTAGGAGCTTCGACAACCCCCAAAAGTACAAGCACTTCATCAAAAGTTGCAATATGAGCGGCGACGGTGGCGTCGGCAGTATAAGGGAGGTCACCGTGGTCTCGGGCCTCCCGGCGTCCACGAGCACCGAGAGGCTCGAGATACTGGATGATGACAAGCACGTGCTGAGCTTTCGGGTCGTCGGAGGCGAGCACAGGCTCAACAACTACAAGTCAGTCACTTCGGTGAACGAGTTCGAGAAAGACGGCAAGGTTTACTCGGTGGTTTTGGAGTCGTATGTGGTTGATATCCCGGAAGGAAATACCGGAGAGGATACGAAGATGTTTGTGGACACTGTGATCAAGTTGAACCTGCAAAAGCTTGCTGTGGTGGCCATGGCAAATCTGCATGGCGGTGGACATGAATAG